From a region of the Rhodococcus sp. 4CII genome:
- a CDS encoding 5-(carboxyamino)imidazole ribonucleotide synthase — MTGNSDSTPRPTTPRDLTAGQPVVTMIGGGQLARMTHQAAIALGQTLRVLSGTAGEPAAQVSPDVVLGSHTDLEALRRAAVGSHALTFDHEHVPTEHLDVLVAEGVNVQPPPQALIYAQDKLAMRRKLGELGAPVPAFAEVTWAEDVVKFGAEHGWPVVIKAVRGGYDGRGVWITDDSDEAERIVTQQLDKGVSLLVEEKVAMRRELSAMVARSPFGQGATWPVVETVQRHGQCAVVLAPAPALPDSVAEAAEELALRIASELGVVGAMAVELFETTDGTLVVNELAMRPHNSGHWTMDGARTSQFEQHLRAVLDYPLGDTAPLAPITVMANVLGAPTAPEMSMDERVHHLFARMPDAKIHLYGKGEREDRKIGHVNIVGGPGSIDDPEYVARVRERAERAAHWLSHAEWTDGWDVHGE, encoded by the coding sequence GTGACCGGCAACTCTGATTCCACACCGCGTCCCACGACCCCCCGCGATCTGACCGCCGGGCAACCCGTCGTGACGATGATCGGTGGCGGCCAACTCGCGCGAATGACTCACCAGGCCGCAATTGCGCTCGGCCAGACGCTGCGCGTGCTGTCCGGCACCGCCGGCGAACCCGCCGCGCAGGTGAGCCCGGACGTCGTCCTCGGCAGCCACACCGACCTCGAGGCCCTCCGCAGGGCCGCGGTCGGTTCGCACGCGCTGACCTTCGACCACGAGCACGTGCCGACCGAGCACCTGGACGTCCTCGTCGCCGAGGGCGTCAACGTGCAGCCGCCGCCGCAGGCGCTCATCTACGCGCAGGACAAACTGGCGATGCGCCGCAAACTCGGCGAACTCGGCGCGCCGGTCCCTGCCTTCGCCGAGGTGACATGGGCCGAGGACGTCGTCAAGTTCGGTGCCGAACACGGGTGGCCGGTCGTCATCAAGGCGGTGCGCGGCGGCTACGACGGCCGCGGCGTGTGGATCACCGATGATTCCGACGAAGCCGAGCGCATCGTCACCCAGCAACTCGACAAGGGCGTATCCCTCCTCGTCGAGGAGAAGGTCGCGATGCGCCGCGAGCTGTCCGCGATGGTGGCCCGGTCACCGTTCGGGCAGGGCGCCACCTGGCCGGTCGTGGAGACGGTGCAACGCCACGGGCAGTGCGCCGTGGTCCTCGCTCCCGCCCCCGCGCTGCCCGACTCGGTCGCCGAAGCCGCCGAGGAACTGGCCCTGCGGATCGCGTCCGAACTCGGTGTGGTCGGCGCCATGGCCGTCGAGCTGTTCGAAACCACCGACGGCACACTCGTCGTCAACGAACTCGCGATGCGCCCGCACAACTCCGGCCACTGGACCATGGACGGCGCCCGCACCTCACAGTTCGAGCAGCATCTGCGTGCCGTTCTCGACTATCCCCTCGGCGACACCGCACCCCTCGCCCCGATCACGGTGATGGCGAACGTGCTCGGCGCGCCCACCGCACCCGAGATGAGCATGGACGAACGCGTCCACCATCTCTTCGCCCGGATGCCCGATGCAAAGATTCACCTCTACGGCAAGGGTGAACGCGAGGACCGGAAGATCGGCCACGTGAACATCGTCGGCGGACCCGGCTCGATCGACGACCCGGAGTACGTGGCACGAGTGCGCGAGCGCGCCGAGCGCGCCGCGCATTGGCTCTCGCACGCTGAATGGACCGACGGATGGGATGTACACGGTGAGTGA
- a CDS encoding GtrA family protein: MSFVDGVLARVPQPFRALALRHHELIKFAIVGGTTMIFDLAIFYSLSLTILEEKPVVAKVLSGILATVLSYILNREWSFKNRGGRERHHEALLFFSISGIGVLLAAAPLWIANNVFDIRANQENLTTLVVVDFVLNYIIGNLLQMVFRFWALRRFAFPDENVHLIDPDLVDEAAEEPSGHA, from the coding sequence GTGTCATTTGTCGACGGCGTCCTTGCACGCGTTCCCCAGCCCTTTCGGGCCCTCGCGTTGCGCCATCACGAACTGATCAAGTTCGCGATCGTGGGCGGCACCACCATGATCTTCGACCTCGCGATCTTCTATTCGTTGAGCCTCACGATCCTCGAAGAGAAGCCCGTTGTCGCCAAGGTTCTCTCCGGAATTCTGGCGACCGTCCTGAGTTACATCCTCAACCGCGAATGGTCGTTCAAGAATCGGGGCGGACGGGAACGCCACCACGAGGCTTTACTGTTCTTCAGCATCAGCGGGATCGGTGTTCTTCTCGCCGCTGCGCCGCTGTGGATCGCCAACAACGTGTTCGACATCCGCGCCAACCAGGAGAACCTGACCACCCTGGTCGTCGTCGACTTCGTGCTCAACTACATCATCGGCAACCTGCTGCAGATGGTGTTCCGGTTCTGGGCTCTGCGCCGGTTCGCGTTCCCGGACGAGAACGTGCACCTCATCGATCCGGATCTCGTCGACGAAGCCGCCGAGGAGCCGTCCGGCCACGCCTGA
- a CDS encoding HAMP domain-containing sensor histidine kinase has product MRRRILQSILAVVILTALLLGVPLIYTAWLWVEDFNRSDLQVRLDRMATEIINQEGVNGVVEGDLDTNSLRLLTPAGGRLVVVYPTTDDGAARVDIGEPAVQSPLVESLAMGTSGSLRLEVPSDEMRTQQRQAVGAVALLVLVSIAAGTVVAYVTAKRLADPLRDVADRAARLAEGDFRPDVRRHDIPELDRVSDVLDSATVEIAGRLQREHALVADVSHQLRSRLTAVRLRLDELSVHSDPAVVVEADEAMAQVDRLTVAIDELVRSSRSTGTETQVSVIRELSVVIADWKRPFEDAGRTLLLRGDTNVMASTTGSRLREAVAVLVDNALMHGAGTCTVAVRLIQGQTLRSPGNDTSPREATVCVEVSDEGVGVSNDLAPHIFDRGFSGAGSTGVGLALARALIEADGGRLELQRRRPALFAIFVPIAREHVPTRVTGIREPR; this is encoded by the coding sequence GTGCGCCGCAGAATTCTCCAGTCGATCCTCGCAGTCGTGATCCTGACGGCGCTGCTGCTCGGTGTGCCGCTCATCTACACGGCATGGTTGTGGGTCGAGGATTTCAACCGCAGCGATCTCCAGGTCCGGCTCGACCGGATGGCGACCGAGATCATCAATCAGGAGGGCGTCAACGGCGTCGTCGAGGGCGACCTCGACACGAACTCCCTGCGCTTGCTGACCCCGGCCGGGGGACGGCTCGTCGTGGTGTATCCGACCACCGACGACGGCGCCGCCCGCGTGGACATCGGTGAGCCCGCCGTGCAATCGCCGCTCGTGGAGTCCCTCGCGATGGGCACGTCCGGTTCGCTCCGTCTCGAGGTGCCGTCGGACGAGATGCGCACCCAGCAACGGCAGGCGGTCGGGGCCGTCGCCCTGCTGGTGCTCGTGTCCATCGCCGCCGGGACCGTGGTCGCGTATGTCACCGCGAAGCGGCTCGCCGACCCGCTCCGGGACGTCGCCGACCGGGCGGCCCGCCTCGCCGAGGGCGACTTCCGGCCCGACGTGCGGCGCCACGACATCCCCGAACTCGACCGCGTCTCCGACGTCCTCGACTCCGCGACCGTCGAAATCGCGGGACGGCTGCAGCGCGAACACGCACTCGTCGCGGATGTCTCCCATCAGCTCCGCAGCCGGCTGACGGCCGTCCGTCTCCGGCTCGACGAACTGTCCGTGCACTCGGACCCCGCGGTCGTGGTGGAGGCGGACGAGGCGATGGCGCAGGTCGACCGACTGACGGTCGCGATCGACGAACTGGTCCGTTCGTCGCGCAGCACCGGCACCGAGACCCAGGTGTCGGTGATCCGGGAGCTCAGCGTCGTCATCGCCGACTGGAAACGGCCCTTCGAGGACGCCGGCCGCACGCTGCTGCTGCGGGGCGACACGAACGTGATGGCGTCCACCACCGGTTCGCGGCTCCGCGAGGCGGTCGCCGTCCTCGTCGACAATGCGCTCATGCACGGGGCGGGAACGTGCACGGTCGCGGTGCGCCTGATTCAGGGGCAGACGCTCCGGTCACCCGGCAACGACACATCACCCCGCGAGGCCACGGTGTGTGTGGAGGTGTCGGACGAAGGCGTCGGAGTCAGCAACGACCTGGCGCCGCACATCTTCGACCGCGGTTTCTCGGGTGCCGGTTCGACCGGTGTGGGGCTGGCGCTGGCTCGCGCCCTCATAGAGGCCGATGGTGGCCGGCTGGAACTGCAGCGACGCCGCCCGGCCCTGTTCGCGATCTTCGTCCCGATCGCCCGCGAGCACGTGCCGACACGGGTCACCGGGATCAGGGAGCCCCGCTGA
- a CDS encoding response regulator transcription factor has translation MTAVLLAEDDEAIAAPLSRALGREGYDVTIEQTGPAALEQALDGAYDLLILDLGLPGMDGLEVCRQVRAHSSELAVLMLTARTDEVDFVVGLDAGADDYVGKPFRLAELMARVRALLRRRGGGEDSVVEVGGIRLEPAARRVLVNGTEIALANKEYELLRVLLEHAGQVVSRDTILAEVWGDVELRGSKTLDMHMSWLRRKIGDEGPAAERRIATVRGVGFRINTD, from the coding sequence GTGACTGCAGTTTTGCTTGCCGAAGATGACGAAGCCATTGCCGCCCCGCTGTCGCGGGCACTGGGCCGGGAGGGATACGACGTCACCATCGAGCAGACCGGCCCGGCAGCGCTGGAGCAGGCCCTCGACGGTGCATACGACCTGCTGATCCTGGACCTCGGCCTGCCCGGCATGGACGGACTCGAGGTGTGCAGGCAAGTGCGCGCCCACAGTTCGGAACTGGCGGTGCTCATGCTCACCGCACGCACCGACGAGGTCGACTTCGTCGTCGGCCTCGACGCGGGCGCCGACGACTACGTGGGCAAGCCGTTCCGGTTGGCGGAGTTGATGGCCCGCGTGCGCGCCCTGCTGCGGCGTCGCGGCGGCGGTGAGGACTCGGTCGTCGAGGTCGGCGGCATCCGGCTCGAGCCCGCGGCCCGCCGGGTGCTCGTCAACGGAACCGAGATCGCCCTCGCCAACAAGGAGTACGAACTGCTCCGGGTCCTGCTCGAGCACGCGGGCCAGGTGGTGTCCCGCGACACCATCCTCGCGGAGGTCTGGGGCGACGTGGAACTGCGCGGCTCGAAGACCCTCGACATGCACATGTCGTGGCTACGCCGGAAGATCGGTGACGAGGGCCCCGCCGCCGAGCGTCGCATCGCGACGGTCCGCGGCGTCGGCTTCCGCATCAACACCGACTAG